The Daucus carota subsp. sativus chromosome 7, DH1 v3.0, whole genome shotgun sequence genome window below encodes:
- the LOC108194599 gene encoding protein FAR1-RELATED SEQUENCE 5-like gives MEDEQLDVTQGMDSSSGTNYQQAKVIIKNIPTCVVEKKPALNQKFKDLQAAYDFYKEYGRVCGFDIRKAQEKSDISGQTSLKYFICSRSGSSDTKTSRSEDGFEGYKHRIRKTVSIKCCCPALIRVNRAADGGFELRKFVEEHNHELADNDGQMFLRCNRNLTDFHKHFIFDAAKMNIGATRAYGLVSAITGSSENVGATAVDFKNFSRDVKKQIGKHDADMIIQKFRDIQGSSDTEFRFLYETDSSNHLTRLFWADNINRKCYEVFGDVVCFDATYRTNKYGMVFVPLIGIDNHWKSVTFAGALLESESSDSFKWLCNSMKTIFIREPKCIITDQCPAMKVAIESVFPLVKHRLCMWHIMKKFPSKLGSLFCSESPFMERLNKFVWCNHKSPLEFEEGWKEVITDFDLSGNKWLSELYDIRKSWIPAYFNDEPMLGLLRTTSRSESSNFFFNHFVQRGDTLSEFYICYDSAIARQRTQYKKMTHYDNTIPRTISNKGIEKDAAEQYTRVMFYKIQEEIVGCSGDFTILEWKSVDRLKTIVIKDPDDHLNKFEVSLDLETHDISCSCKLFIRVGYLCRHAFFCLGINGINIIPRQYVINRWLKKAVDRFSTLELGEIPDPVSGDDSRRKKVQECWFLFQSCVSEASNDVGKINLLYEKLKVFSDEIKISLGGSGKRLDQEYVENLMGSKIVQEVTVLPPNQSNNKGSRKRLVNPVEKTLGGKKRIARQCQFCNAMAFHDSRNCPEKKKKEQMEMST, from the exons ATGGAAGATGAACAACTTGACGTCACTCAAG GTATGGATAGTAGCAGTGGAACCAATTATCAACAAGCAAAAGTAATTATCAAGAACATTCCCACATGTGTAGTTGAGAAGAAACCGGCTTTGAATCAGAAATTCAAAGATTTACAAGCGGCTTATGATTTTTATAAGGAATACGGAAGAGTTTGTGGTTTTGATATAAGAAAAGCTCAAGAAAAAAGTGATATATCTGGACAGACATCactgaaatattttatttgctCTAGGTCCGGCTCATCTGATACAAAAACATCAAGGTCTGAGGATGGGTTTGAAGGTTACAAACACAGAATCCGAAAAACTGTATCAATAAAATGTTGTTGCCCAGCCTTGATACGTGTGAATAGGGCAGCTGATGGCGGGTTTGAGCTAAGAAAATTTGTTGAGGAACACAACCATGAATTAGCAGACAATGATGGACAAATGTTTTTGCGTTGCAACAGGAATCTCACAGATTTCCATAAGCATTTTATTTTCGATGCAGCTAAGATGAACATTGGAGCCACTCGAGCATATGGTTTAGTTTCAGCAATAACTGGATCCTCTGAAAATGTAGGCGCTACTGCAGTTGATTTCAAGAACTTTTCGAGGGATGTTAAAAAACAAATTGGTAAACACGATGCGGATATGATTATACAGAAATTCAGGGATATTCAAGGGAGCTCTGACACAGAATTCAGATTCCTGTACGAAACTGATTCAAGCAACCACTTAACTCGTTTATTCTGGGCCGACAATATCAACAGGAAATGTTACGAAGTGTTTGGAGACGTAGTATGTTTTGATGCAACTTACAGGACCAACAA GTATGGAATGGTCTTTGTTCCATTGATTGGTATAGACAACCACTGGAAAAGTGTTACATTTGCAGGAGCGTTGCTTGAGAGTGAATCTTCTGATAGTTTCAAGTGGCTATGCAACTCGATGAAGACAATTTTTATACGTGAGCCAAAGTGTATTATCACTGACCAATGTCCAGCTATGAAAGTTGCGATAGAATCTGTATTTCCACTTGTAAAACACAGACTCTGCATGTGGCATATCATGAAAAAGTTCCCGTCAAAg TTAGGTTCTCTGTTCTGTTCAGAATCTCCTTTTATGGAGAGATTAAACAAATTTGTATGGTGCAATCATAAATCACCATTAGAGTTTGAAGAAGGGTGGAAAGAAGTAATAACAGATTTTGATCTATCTGGGAACAAATGGTTATcagaattatatgatataagaAAATCATGGATTCCAGCGTACTTCAATGATGAGCCAATGTTGGGACTGTTAAGAACAACATCTAGATCGGAAAGttcaaatttcttctttaaCCACTTTGTGCAAAGAGGAGATACACTATCTGAATTTTACATATGCTACGATAGTGCAATTGCAAGACAGAGAACGCAATACAAAAAAATGACTCACTATGATAATACAATTCCAAGAACTATATCCAACAAGGGAATTGAGAAAGATGCTGCAGAACAATATACACGAGTTATGTTTTACAAGATACAAGAGGAGATAGTAGGTTGCAGTGGAGATTTCACTATTCTTGAATGGAAAAGTGTCGATAGGCTGAAGACAATTGTGATAAAGGACCCAGATGATCACTTGAACAAATTTGAG GTGTCTCTTGACTTGGAAACGCACGATATAAGCTGCTCTTGCAAGCTGTTCATACGTGTTGGTTACTTATGTAGACATGCATTTTTCTGTTTAGGAATCAACGGTATTAATATCATTCCTAGACAATATGTCATAAATAGATGGCTGAAGAAAGCAGTCGATAGGTTTTCAACACTAGAACTTGGAGAGATTCCAGACCCTGTATCCGGTGATGACTCTCGCAGGAAGAAGGTCCAGGAATGTTGGTTTTTATTCCAAAGTTGCGTGAGCGAAGCCTCTAATGATGTAGGTAAAATTAATCTCCTATACGAAAAACTTAAGGTGTTCTCTGATGAGATTAAAATATCTTTAGGAGGTTCTGGTAAGCGTCTTGATCAAGAATATGTTGAGAACTTAATGGGTTCTAAGATTGTGCAAGAGGTTACGGTTCTACCTCCAAATCAAAGTAACAACAAGGGATCTCGGAAAAGGCTTGTTAATCCGGTTGAAAAAACACTTGGAGGTAAAAAAAGAATTGCTAGGCAATGTCAGTTCTGCAATGCTATGGCATTCCATGATTCTAGAAATTGcccagaaaagaagaaaaaggaacAGATGGAAATGTCCACCTAG